A genomic segment from Lutzomyia longipalpis isolate SR_M1_2022 chromosome 3, ASM2433408v1 encodes:
- the LOC129793247 gene encoding galectin-1-like, producing the protein MLSLAIPKAISYDDEIIMEAGSTPAAKKFSVNFVIDDNNIPLHVRTEFGASSNDDRIILNHKIGGTWQKEFTEKLSWTRPGQQFLISFLINNNSIIIYENDSFMSSFAHKMDITQVRTVQLWDDFAKLDSVAFKYTKRSKAKRSTDCATAKA; encoded by the exons atgctgaGTTTAGCCATCCCAAAGGCAATCTCCTACGATGATGAGATTATCATGGAAGCTGGATCAACACCAGCAGCAAAAAA ATTTTCCGTGAATTTTGTCATCGACGACAACAACATCCCCTTGCACGTACGAACGGAATTCGGTGCCAGCAGCAATGATGATCGCATCATCCTCAATCACAAAATCGGCGGAACGTGGCAGAAGGAATTCACGGAGAAGCTCTCATGGACACGCCCTGGGCAAcaatttctcatttcattCCTCATCAACAACAACAGCATCATCATCTACGAGAACGACAGCTTCATGTCCAGCTTTGCGCACAAGATGGACATCACGCAGGTGCGGACAGTCCAACTGTGGGATGACTTTGCTAAGCTAGACAGTGTCGCTTTTAAATACACCAAACGATCCAAGGCAAAGCGATCGACTGACTGTGCGACGGCTAAGGCCTAG